The sequence below is a genomic window from Anaerocolumna chitinilytica.
GTGTCACTTTTACCTATATATTGCAGCTATACAATGCTGCTTTTTCTTGTTTATAAATTACTTTCAAAAAACTGCTTTATTGCTTTTAGTGCTTCGTCTTCGTCTTCGCCGTTAATGACTACGGTTACGGTATCAGCTTTCTTAACGGACAGGCCCATAACGGCAAAAAGACGCTTTAGGTCAGCTTCTTTGTCACCTTTTTTTAAAGTGATGGATGATTTGAACGTTGACGCACTTCTTACCAATAAACCTGCAGGTCTTGCATGAATTCCCAATTCATCTTTAACAGTGTAATCGAATGTTTTCATAGTAGTATCCTCCAATTATAATTATTTTAGTATCTGTCTATTCCATTGACTTCATGTAAAACGAAAAGTATTTCTTAATATATTTGCGATAAAGCAATAAAAAAAGACCTAATTATTCCTAATCAGGTCTTGCCTGCCTTACCAGTCACAATCCATCGTTTCATTTTATTCATAGCTTTCGGTAAGGTCATGATTGTTTCTTGGCCATAAACAAAATAAAAAGACCCAACTAGTAAAAAAAATGAAATACTAAGCCGGTCTTGCCTGTCGAAACAGTCGCAATCCTTATCTATTAACTTTGTTAATATTATAGCTTGATTAGCGGAAAAAGTCAATGTTTTTTTGAATGAAACAAATATTGCACCCCCTGTATCCCTATGCTAAAATGGAAAGACAAGATAACATTAGGAGGGGAAATTCATGCCGTTTACAGTGAAAAAGAATCAGCCCATATCATTAAAGAAAGCACTGCTTTTTGTGACCGTTGTATGCTGGACGGTTCCTATCATTGTCTTTATGGTGTTCATGTTATCCTATTACCGGAATAATATTATACAGAAAACCCAGGCTTTGATGGTGGAAAGTCTTAAGAACTATACCACTTTTCATAGTCAGAAGCTCAACGAAGCAATCGAAAGCTCTAAGAAGATATCCTATGACCTGGTACTGGAAAAGGCATGGAATAAATATAAAAATGGTGAATTCACGGAGGCAGGTTTCTATAAAGAAGTAATCGGAAATTTAAAGAGCAAGTATATAAATGATAACCGCTTTGTCATGTCAACCTTTTATCTTTCAGATAATACAGATAAGCTTTATTATGCTTCAAGGGAACAGGCAAGCACCGTTCAGATTTATATCAGAGATGTGAAACGGTATGCAGAAACGATTACCAGTGAGAATTCATCCGATGCTCATGTAAAGATAATGAACGGAAAAATCTATATCATCCGGAATCTCTATACCACCAGAAATTATACGAAATTTGGAACACTGGTACTGGAGTTGAACGAGGATAAATTCTTTGATGGAATTAATATTAATAAGAATTATGATCTGGGGTTTTTTGTAGACGATACAGATGAGATGATATTATATAATAATCAATTGAAGGAACCGGATGAGAAGACAGTCTTAAAGGACCTGAAAAAAGAGTTCTTACGAAAGAATAATAGGAGAACTATAAAAGCTGAGGATAAAGTATATCAGGGAATCCTATACCAGCAGAAGTTTGATGATTACTATTATGGAATAGTTCTGATAGCCAACAAAGATGTTATCTTCAGTGAGATAAGAGTTATGAACAGCGTTATCCTTTTAAATATCCTGATTATTATACCTGTTTTTATATATATGCTGTACTTTATATCCCATAACATTACAAAACCCATGGAGAGGATGGTAAAGGCATCAAAGAATATCGAAGGCGGTAATTTTGGCTGGCAGATTAAGGGCGATGTTATGCCTAATCAGGAATTTAAATATCTCTCAGATTCCTTTAATAAGATGTCTTCGGAAGTAAAATATCTCTTTGATTATGCATATAAGGAACAGCTGGCCAGAAAGGAAGCGAAAATACTAGCCCTGCAGTCCCAAATAAATCCTCATTTTCTTAATAATACCTTAGAGATGATGAATTGGCAGGCAAGAATGGCAGGAGACGATGCCGTATCCAAAATGATAGAAGCCCTGGCGGTTCTATTGAACCAGAGCATGGGCAGAGAGAACCGGAAGCTCATATCCCTGGCAGAGGAATTAAAGGGAGCAGAAGCTTATATTTATATTACCTCCATGCGATTTGGAGACCGCATTCGATTCGAAAAAGATATTGACGAAAGATTAATGCAGGTTCAGCTGCCGCAGCTTATATTACAGCCTCTTCTTGAAAATGCTGTGGTACACGGTGCCTACACGGTGCAGGGGGGAGTCATTAATTTCTATGTGTACCAGGAGGAAGATAAGGTAATCTTAAAGATTATTAACACCGGCAGTTTCTCAGAGGAAGAGGAAAAGAAGGTGCAGGCACTCTTAGACAGTGATAATACCGGTTCCGTGGAGGGAAAGGGTAAGCATACCTCTCTTGGAATAAGAAATGTCAACGAACGTATTAAACTTATATTTGGGGAGGATTACGGCTTAAGCATCCATTCGGTGGATGGCAAAGTAATTTCAGCTATTACAATCCCCTGGAGCAGTGAGGAGGATAAGAGTATATAGTTTTTACATTACACTGTTTCACCAAACAGTAAAATAGATTCTATAGATACAGATGAACAGGGCAAGACGGAACAAATAATGTCAAGATAGTAGAATGAAAAATGACACCGGAAAAGATATAATAATTTTTGTAAAGTAAAATTTACTGATTTAACTTGTGAAATTTACTTTATTAGGGAGGAAGATTATGAAAAAAAGGGCTAAATGGTCCGTATCATTTTTAGCCATGGTTTTAACCTTTTTCTGTACTGCTTGCAGCAACACCGGCAGCAACATAACGGATATCAGCGGAGATACAGGGGCAACACCGGCTGATGAAAATAATCCGGTAACTCTAACTACGGTATCAATGTATGGTGGGACGGACCCTAATGCATCCAATTACCAGACAATTATCAGTAAGTTCATGGAGGATTATCCCTATATTACCGTGGAGGATGATTCCCAGGTTTCCGATCAGGACTGGAAGACGAGAATTGCAGCCGACTTTGCTGTAGGAAATGAACCGGATGTAATACAGTATTTTACGGATGCCAATGCAAGTGATGTGCTGGCAGCTGATAAATTCGTAACGATAAATGAAGTAAGAACAGAATATCCTGATTATGCCAAAGACACATTACCAAGTGCCTTAAAGGCGGCGGCTAATCCTGACGGTATTGAACGGGCGGTACCCACAACCGGTTATTGGGAAGGACTATTCTGCAATAAAGATTTATTTAAAAAATATGGCCTTGAGCTTCCTACAACGTGGTTCAATATGTTAAGAGCCATTGAAACCTTTAAAGAAAATAATATTGTACCCATTGCGGTGTCTTTGAATAATGTACCCCATTATCTGGTGGAATATCTAATTCTCTCAGCGGCCGGTCCTGACAGTTATAGGCAGATACCAAAGACCGTACCCAAAGAATGGTGTGAAGGACTTGCAATGTTTAAGACCTTAAGGGATATGGGAGCATTCCCGAAAGATACCGACACCATTGACAATGACCTTGCCGGCGAACTTTTTAAGTCCAAGCGTGCAGCTATGAAGGTAGATGGCTCATGGTTTCTTGGCAGTATCCCGGATCAGCAAAATACCGTTGTGGTTGCATATCCGGTAATACCCGGCGGGAGGGCACGAAGTACAGATATGGTGGGGGGTATCTCATCGGGCTTTTATATTACAAAGAAAGCCTGGCTTGATACAGATAAGAGAGATGCTGCTGTCAAGTTTGTGATGGCAAATACCAGTAAGGAAGCGGTTACAAAGTATTGGGGAGGTAATGGAAGTGCTGCCGTAGCAGCCGACCCTATTAAGAATCTGACACCTCTATCCCGCTCAGGACTTAAGTACAGCAGTGAAGCAACAAGTGTTTCAACACCCATTGATTCCAGACTGTCTCAGGAAGCTTATAATACATTGATTGCCGGTATTGTCGATATTTCTACCGGAGTAAAAACACCGGAAGAACTTCTGAAAGAAGTATTTGCTATCAATGTGAAGCAATAAATAATGTAAACAGTAAGGTGTGCTGCAGATAGCTAAAAGTACCTTTGGCTGCCTGCAGTATTCTTTTTTTATCCATTGCAAAGGAGCATATGGAATCAATTGCTCCTGTAATTTTAAGCAGCTTTATAGGAGGCAGAGATGCTCTACAAGAAGAAACTGCCCCTGCTCCTCTTTCTGGTGCCGGGACTTGCCCTGATACTCATATTCTTATATGAACCATTTCTGGAAAATATTATTAACAGCTTCTACGATATGACCTCCTTTGTTAAAATTCCAGGAAGTGAGTGGAAATTTATCGGACTGGAGAATTATAAGAAACTGCTTACGGAGGACAGATTCCGCATTTCTTTGTTGAATTCTATAAAGATGATGGGGCTGACTGTCACTTTTCAGGTGGGAATAGCTCTTATATTTGCAATATTGGTGAGCTGGCTGAAAAGAGGACAGAACTTCTTTCGTACGGTATATTTTTTTCCCATCGTAATCTCAGCGACAGCCATAGGATTGATATTTAAGCTTTTTTATAATTATAACGGGGGAATGTTCAATCAGGTATTAGCAGTCTTTGGACAGGAGCCGGTTAACTGGCTGGCACCTGGCAGGGCTTTTTTTATGATAGCAGTTCCAACACTTTGGAGTTATGTGGGCTTTTATTTTGTAATTCTCTTAACTGGAATAAACAATATTCCGGAGGACTTGTATGAAGCGGCAAGAGTAGACGGCTGTTCGAAGGCAAGACAGGTTATACATATTACCATTCCCTTATTACGGGGAGTACTATGCACCTGTATTATGCTGGCTGTAACCGGTGCCTTAAAAGTGTTTGACCTTCCCTGGGTCATTGCACCAAAGGGAGCACCACAAGGGAAGACACATTTTCTTGGAACTTATATGTATGAACAGACTTTTTCAATTGGAAATATTGATTATGGGTCTGCCATTGCATTTACTATCGTTATATTTGGATTTATAGTATCGTTGATTGTTAGTAAACTTCTTAAACCTGATGCAAATTTGTAGGAGGACTAAGCTTGAAGCGCGGGACGAAAATAAAGGAAATTAAGGACTCCGCCCATAAGGAGAACCTCCTGAAAGAGCTCCATATCGGGAAAATAATAATATATCTAATACTGGCGATATGGACAGTCACCACGATATATCCCTTTGTATGGGTTATCGGCAATTCCTTTAAGCCCTCTGCAGAAGTTGTTAATACCTCTTTTAGCCTGCCCAAGGAATTTACGATATCCAACTATACCAATGCTTTTAGTAAACAGGACATACTTCAATCTTATAAAAACAGCCTTGTAATATCTGGTACAGTTATGGTAGTTACTATGATTCTTGGTACTATGATGGCATTTGCCATGACAAGATATCACTTTAGGGGGAAAGCCATTGTAAGCGGGATTCTTCTCTCGAGTCTTATGATTCCGGTTTTTTCAACTATAATACCTGTATTTAAGTGGATGGGAGAGTTTGGCCTTCTAAATCTTCCAATCAGTGTCATACTTCCCCAGATTGCCGGCAATTTAAGTTTTGCAACAGTGGTAATGATGGGATTTTTATGGGGGCTGCCCCTTGAGATGGAAGAAGCAGCTTATATGGAAGGAGCAGGCGTGCGGAAAGTATTTATACATATTATCGTACCAATATGCAGACCTTCTATGGCTACTGTAGCTATCTTTTGCTTTTTATGGTCTTACAATGATTTAATTACTCAGCTTATTATGATAAGAAAGCGTACAAAATTCCCGGTAGGTGCCTTATTAAATGAAATCAGTTCGAAGTACGGAACAGACTATGGGCTGATGACAGCAAGTGTGACGCTTATTATTGTTCCGGTTCTCATAATATATGTGTTCTTGCAGAAATACATCATGAAAGGATTGACAGCAGGAGCTCTCAAGGAATAGAATATTTTTATACCTTTCAAAACGAAACTAATCCTTATAGAATAAATAAACTAACAAAATATCCGAATGGAGAACTACAATGTTTAAGGTTATGATTATAGATGATGAACCCATAATTGTGGAAGGAATCAAAAAGATTGTACCCTGGGAAAAGTATGGATGCCAAATTATTGCAACTGCCAATGATGGTATTGAAGGAAGCCGTTTAATCAGGGAACTCAAGCCGGATATTCTATTTTCGGATATTTCTATGCCTGGGATTG
It includes:
- a CDS encoding HPr family phosphocarrier protein, whose amino-acid sequence is MKTFDYTVKDELGIHARPAGLLVRSASTFKSSITLKKGDKEADLKRLFAVMGLSVKKADTVTVVINGEDEDEALKAIKQFFESNL
- a CDS encoding sensor histidine kinase, producing the protein MPFTVKKNQPISLKKALLFVTVVCWTVPIIVFMVFMLSYYRNNIIQKTQALMVESLKNYTTFHSQKLNEAIESSKKISYDLVLEKAWNKYKNGEFTEAGFYKEVIGNLKSKYINDNRFVMSTFYLSDNTDKLYYASREQASTVQIYIRDVKRYAETITSENSSDAHVKIMNGKIYIIRNLYTTRNYTKFGTLVLELNEDKFFDGININKNYDLGFFVDDTDEMILYNNQLKEPDEKTVLKDLKKEFLRKNNRRTIKAEDKVYQGILYQQKFDDYYYGIVLIANKDVIFSEIRVMNSVILLNILIIIPVFIYMLYFISHNITKPMERMVKASKNIEGGNFGWQIKGDVMPNQEFKYLSDSFNKMSSEVKYLFDYAYKEQLARKEAKILALQSQINPHFLNNTLEMMNWQARMAGDDAVSKMIEALAVLLNQSMGRENRKLISLAEELKGAEAYIYITSMRFGDRIRFEKDIDERLMQVQLPQLILQPLLENAVVHGAYTVQGGVINFYVYQEEDKVILKIINTGSFSEEEEKKVQALLDSDNTGSVEGKGKHTSLGIRNVNERIKLIFGEDYGLSIHSVDGKVISAITIPWSSEEDKSI
- a CDS encoding ABC transporter substrate-binding protein, encoding MKKRAKWSVSFLAMVLTFFCTACSNTGSNITDISGDTGATPADENNPVTLTTVSMYGGTDPNASNYQTIISKFMEDYPYITVEDDSQVSDQDWKTRIAADFAVGNEPDVIQYFTDANASDVLAADKFVTINEVRTEYPDYAKDTLPSALKAAANPDGIERAVPTTGYWEGLFCNKDLFKKYGLELPTTWFNMLRAIETFKENNIVPIAVSLNNVPHYLVEYLILSAAGPDSYRQIPKTVPKEWCEGLAMFKTLRDMGAFPKDTDTIDNDLAGELFKSKRAAMKVDGSWFLGSIPDQQNTVVVAYPVIPGGRARSTDMVGGISSGFYITKKAWLDTDKRDAAVKFVMANTSKEAVTKYWGGNGSAAVAADPIKNLTPLSRSGLKYSSEATSVSTPIDSRLSQEAYNTLIAGIVDISTGVKTPEELLKEVFAINVKQ
- a CDS encoding carbohydrate ABC transporter permease; the encoded protein is MLYKKKLPLLLFLVPGLALILIFLYEPFLENIINSFYDMTSFVKIPGSEWKFIGLENYKKLLTEDRFRISLLNSIKMMGLTVTFQVGIALIFAILVSWLKRGQNFFRTVYFFPIVISATAIGLIFKLFYNYNGGMFNQVLAVFGQEPVNWLAPGRAFFMIAVPTLWSYVGFYFVILLTGINNIPEDLYEAARVDGCSKARQVIHITIPLLRGVLCTCIMLAVTGALKVFDLPWVIAPKGAPQGKTHFLGTYMYEQTFSIGNIDYGSAIAFTIVIFGFIVSLIVSKLLKPDANL
- a CDS encoding carbohydrate ABC transporter permease, whose amino-acid sequence is MKRGTKIKEIKDSAHKENLLKELHIGKIIIYLILAIWTVTTIYPFVWVIGNSFKPSAEVVNTSFSLPKEFTISNYTNAFSKQDILQSYKNSLVISGTVMVVTMILGTMMAFAMTRYHFRGKAIVSGILLSSLMIPVFSTIIPVFKWMGEFGLLNLPISVILPQIAGNLSFATVVMMGFLWGLPLEMEEAAYMEGAGVRKVFIHIIVPICRPSMATVAIFCFLWSYNDLITQLIMIRKRTKFPVGALLNEISSKYGTDYGLMTASVTLIIVPVLIIYVFLQKYIMKGLTAGALKE